The Humidesulfovibrio mexicanus genome segment AAGAGTGGACATCTCATCGAATATCAAGGCAATCCGGTTGCCGACATCGGCACGGCCTTCAGCAATGCCGCCAAGCGTGCCGAGTTGGATTACGATGTCTGCCCGTACGACATCCGGCACCTTTGGATCACGACAATGCTCGACAAGCAGGTGGAGATTTCCGCCATCGCCCACTTGGCCGGCACCAGTGTGCGCATGATCATAAAAAACTACTACGAACCGCATTCCTCGGAGACGGAAAAGGCGGCCGCACTGTTGCCGAAGCTCGGAACCGCGCAGGAGACGCCGCTGCGGTTGGTTGACCGTGTCAGGCCGGTTCAGGTGGCATGAGGATTTGACACGGCAAAGATGAAGGGGCTTGCCTTTGCGGAGGCAAGCCCCTTCATTTGGAAAGTTGGGCAACCAGAGAAAGGACAGAGCCCACGTTACGATTATTTCGCCTGGCGGTTCAAGTAAGGAGGCATGCGAACGCCTTTGAGCCAGAGCGAAAGCGTCCCGCCAAGGCCCAAGGTGCAGGCGGCATAGTTGGCCATGCGCGCAAATTGTTTTTTCCAAATCAATGGGTCTGACACGGGAGTGGCTGTGAGCCATGCCGCGAACAGGGCTCGGTACAGGAACTGCGACCATAGCAAAAGGGTCAGCACGAGCAATATATTGCCTGCAACCCTGCGAGTACGCGACAAGGAGGCAAGGGCTTGCGGACATGGCCGCCACGCCCACCACAGCAGAATCAAACTGGCAGGGATGGAGAAGGTGACGAAGAGCCCTCCCCATGCAGGGAGGCTGTACACAGCTCCAGGGCTCCAGCCGTCAAGAAAACGATCGAAGTACAATCGCTCGGCGACGTTGGCCAGCAGGGTGACACAAAGGAACAGCAATGGAAGCCATCTTTTCATGTTTCGCTCCCTGCTGGCCGCGTGCGCCTATGGCACATCCGTTCTGCAATAGTCCAGCACTTCCGTGGGGTTTGTGTGACAGTCATTGATTCCAGGGAGCCACCTGCCGGTATCGTTTCCAGGGCGTATCAACGCGTCGACGCATTGCTCATCAACGTTGGGCACAGTCCAGCATTTCGTGTCAGGCCGCTTTGATTGTCCGGTGTGGTCGACCCATTGCGTTTGGGCAAAGAGATCGTTGATGCTGTCGCTTTGGTTGGCGGCCCGGCCAGGAATGCCCATGCCCGATTCCGTACTGTCCGTCTTGATGAAGTAGTGGTCCGCAACGTTACGCACAAAATCATTATCAACGTCCACAGGCCGTTTGCATACCTGCACTTCCAGCCCCCACACGTCCACCCGATTCACCGGATCGTCGACACAATAGCCGTACCAATCCGTATCTCCGCCCTTTGCGCCCATGGGGTCAAGGGCGGTGAAGCGACCGGTGTCGGCGTCACAAAGCAGGGCGGGGAGTCCAAAGACTCTCCGCCCCATTCGAATCAACTATGCACAGGAGGCTCCACTGGTGGATCAGTGAAGCGTGTCGGGAGTTCCTTGATGCGCCAGAGCTTGATGGCACCGATGAAAAAGTACGTATGTACAAGAATGTTGTACGCTCGGTATATGTCGAACCCAGGGGGCTTGAATCCATTTACCCAGGTGAAGTAAACGGCATTGGAGATTATGTAGAGGGCGAGTATGCGACTTGCCCATCGTTTTGCCCTGAAGGTAAGCCATGTAAGAAGGAGCGTTGCCCCAGTGACGCCGACGACGATTGCGAGGAGTATTGGATCGCACAATGTCGCTCGCATACTTCTAAAGGCATCAAGGAGATGCAAAAAACAGAATACTTCCACAACAAACCAAGCGTCCTTCACGACGGCACCCCGCTATCGCCAGATGTTAGTCTTCTTCCTTTTGGTTCCGCTCGTAGTATTCCCGGAAAGGATCAATCTCCGACGGTAAAATAGTGTACCGCTTTCCGCCGACCGGAACGGAAAAGTCCAACAGGAAAGGCAGGGCGGCTTTATCGCCCTCAATCGGTTTATAGTCACCTTGCAACGTCCCGTTGTCGTCACATTTGGACCACCTGCAGTAGTACGGCTTGTCGCCGCCCTTTGCGCCCTCGCTTTCCAGCCCACACGCATCCGTCCTATTGACCGGGTCATCGACGCAATAGCCGTACCAGTCATCATCTCCGCCTTTTGCGCCCACGGGGTCGAGGGCGGTGAAGCGGCCGGTGTCGGCGTCGTAGTCGCGCCAGACAAAACGCGTCAGGCCGGTGTCGGCGTCATATTGCCCGCCTGCGAAGCCTATGGGCAGGCGCACCACATCGCCCCGGACCTGCAACAGGTTGCCGAAGCTGTCGTATTGCATCGTTTGTACAGTATGGCCATCCACTGTGGCAAGGGCCAGCGGTGTGCCGACTTGGTCGCAGCACAGCAAATACGAGTCGTCGCCGTTCGTCACGCCAACGGGCGTCCGGCCCTCAAGGTACGCCAGCCGCCACCACTCGCGTCCGTCGTGAAATTCCGAGAGCCGCAGCGGATCGAGCCAGCGATAAGCTTCGACAATGCCCCCATTCACACGTTTCTCGGTGCGCTGGCCCTTGGCGTCGTAGGCGTATTCGATGCGCCTGCCGTCCGGCAGGTCCACCCGCAGCAGCAGACCCGAAGGTTCGTACTGGTATCGAGTCTCGCGTGGATTTGAGGAAGTGTCCTCAATCTTCAGGTTGCGGAAGCCCGCCTTGGCGTGGCCGTACTGGACGGGTCCGGCCTGGAGCAGCCGGTCGCCCAGGCTGTAGCTGTAGCGCCGCTCGCCCCGACATCCTCCAAGTGGGATGCGCTGCGGGTTGATGTCGGCGAGGCGGCGACCTTCGTGGTCGTACTGGTAGGACTCCAGCAGGCCGCCCGAGCCATCGGCGACGCGGGCGAGGCGACCGGCGGAATCATACGCGTAACGCCGGATTTCGGCCTCGCCGCCGAGGTTCAGGGTGCGCTCTGCGATGCGCCCCCTTCGGGGGTCTCTGGCGTCGCGTTTAATCAGAAGGAATGGGGAGGGCGCGGGCGTGGTCATTGAATCTCCTTGCTTTTGCGCGCCGGGCAGGATGCCCGACGCAACTTGTGCAAGGATAGCGAGAGGTTTGAAGGTCGGCAAAAAAGGCATGGTTTTGGCCGGTAAAAGGAAAAGAATAGCGTGTTGACAGGGGTTGAGGGGGGAAACGCGTAGAGCAGCGCAACCCCCGGCCCGCGTTCTCGACTTGAATGACACGGATTCTCATTTATCGTGCGCGCTCACAGCGACGCTGTCGTGCAGCAACGAAAAAGGGCTTGCGAATCGCTTCGCAAGCCCTTGCTTTTCTTTAGTGGTGGAGCTGGAGGGAATTGAACCCACGGCCTCTTGAATGCCATTCAAGCGCTCTCCCAACTGAGCTACAGCCCCACACCGTTGGGAAGCACTGTCTAGCCGCATGTGGGGGGGCGTGTCAAGGATTTTGCGCCAATCTTGCTGGAAAAAGGAAATGTTGGCTCCGGCCGTGGACCGTGGAGTGTCGCCGGGGGCGATCGGAAGCAGGCGGCGCTAAAAGGCCCAGCCCAGGGTGACGCCGCCCAGGATGGACGAATAGCCCGTGCGGAAGAGCTCCGTGCCCGCGAAGGCCGTGCAGCTGAAGTCGCCGCCGCGCAAGAGCGTCAGGTCCCCCTGCAGGGCCAGGCTGTCGCGCCCGGTGGTGGGGGCCATGGCCTCGAAGGACTGCGAGCCGTTGCTGACGAAGGAGGCCTTCGACGTGTGCCCGCCGCCGAGGAGTTCGCGCATCCAACGCGCGCTGAGCCCGGCCTCCAGTCCGTATCCGCCACCCACATCTGCGCCGATGCCCGTTTGCATTCCCAGGGCCGAGCGCAGGGTCTGCGTTCCGGCGGATTCGAGCTTGAGGTCGGCCGCGCCGCCGCCGCGCTCCTCGAAACCCGGCCGCCAGGACCAGCCGTAGTCCAGCCCGGCCACGGGGCCGATGCTCAGGGGGCCGAGCGTCCAGCCCCAGCCCGCGCCCAGGCTGGCCGCGCCCGCAAGGCCCACCCATTCGCCCCGGCTGGTGCGCCGGAAGCCGCCAGCAACCACCTTGCGCTCGGAGGCGCTGTTCTCAATGCCCACGCGGCCGATGCCGTACACGAAGCCGCCGCCCCAGGCCGCTGGCCGCAGCAGGGCCTGTGCGCCCAGGTGCAGGCCGTCGGTGCGGGTCTGCGACCCCAGCCCCAGTCGCGTGTCCACCTGCCGGTGGGAATAGGCTGCGTGCAGGCCCGCGGTGAGACCGCCGTCGAAGCTGCGCTCCACCCCGCCGAAAAGCCCCACGTCCGAACCGGAGTAGCCGGGCGTGGAGCCGATGGTCTTGCTTGTCTGGCTGCCGCCGTAGGGCATGACGAAGGCGGTCCAGGGTTCCTGCTCCTGGCCGGAGCTGCGGCCCGCCATGGCCGGGGCCGGGGCGGCCAGCATGGCACCGAGGAGCGAACCCGTGAGCATCTGGTTGCCGTCCAGGGAGGCCTGGGCGGCGCTGTTGAAGGCCTGGGGCGAGAGCTGCTGCAGGGCTGCGGCGATGCCGGAACCGTCGGCGGCGGAGAAGTCGAGTGCGGCCAGCAGGTTCTGCATGTCGCCCGTGGCCTGGCCGGAGAGGGCGTCCAGGGCCTTGCCCACCCCGGCGGCGTTGCCGCTGGAGGCGAACTGGCTGTAGGCCGCCGCCGCGCGCGTGGTGGTGACGGTGTACACCGGCCCGGCGGAGAGCACCATGGTGAGGGTGGGCGAGCTGGGCGCGGCCAGGGCGTCTATGCCCGTGGGCAGGGAGCTGCCAGCGCCGCCGCTGAACATCCCGGCGAAGGGGATGGTCACCGTGCCCAGGTAGTAGCCTGCCTCGGGCGTCACCGTGACGGTGGCGCCGGTCCCGCCGTTGTGCACAAAGGCCCCGCTGGCTGTGATGGTGTCGGACTGGCCTGCATCGTTGAACTCCATGCGCAGGTCGCCGTTATTGGTGAAGTCGCCGTCTATGTTCATGGTGCCGATGCTGTTCCCCGGGGCCACGGTGCCGTTGTTCACCAGCGCGCCCTGGCCCGCCGCCGCCTGTCTGGGATCCGTGCCGTCGCCGTAGAGCAGGTAGCTGCCCGAGCCCTTCAGGGTGGCCCCGGCGTCCACGGTGGCGTCCAGGCCCTTGAATTCGCCGTTGAAGGCGAAGACCCCGCCCTTGACGTTCAGGCTGATGCCTGCAGGGCCGGTGATGTCGTCGTCGTAGCGCATGGAGAAGGCCGGGTCCGGGGTGAGGGCCGCGTCCAGCACGCCCACGTTGAGCTGCGTGACGTAGCCGCTGGCCGCTCCGGGGATGAATGTGCTCTTCCAGGGATTCCAGGCCGAGAGGATGTCGCCGTCCAGGCTGGCCCCTCGCTTGAGGTTTATGGCCGCCACATGGGAGTCGTCCTCGATCTTGACCGCGGCCAAGTTGCCGGACAGCGTGCCGGAGATGTTCAGCTCGCTTACAAGGGCGCCGTTCAGGTCCGAGCCCATCTTGTTGTAGAAGTAGCGGTCGTCGGCGTTGGTGAGGGCGTTCACGCCCGCTTTGTGGAAGTAGGAGACCACACCGTCCATGCCTATGCCCATGTGCACGCCGATGCCCATGTCGCCTGCGGCGGAAACCCGGCCGTCGAGGTTCAGGACGTTTTCCCTGCCATAGGACACCAGCACGCCGGTTCCGTACGAGCCGTCGGCCGCCACCGTGACCCCAGCGGGCACGGTGACGGTGTTGCCCACGCCGTCCACGCGTATGCCCCCGGCACCGTGCCCGCTGGCGTTGATGTCCGCCGCCTGGGTGACGTCCAGCCGGTCGCGGTACACGTGCAGGCCCGTGGCGTAGGAGGCCGCGCCGTTGAATCCCAGGGTGTTGACCACCGTGGCCGCGCTTTCCGCCAAGTAGGCTCCGGAGCGCCCGGCTGGCATGGCCGTGTCAGTGGTCAAGAAGCCGCCAAGGTTGGTGGGGAAGTAGCTCTTGCCGAAGAACTCCGAGAGGGTGATGGAGTAGCCCATGTCCTTGAGCACGGCGAGCTCAAGCTCGGTGAAGAGCATATTGCGTATTGGGGAGTAGGACATGATGGAGCCGAGCAAGGCCGGGTGCCCCAGCACGTTGCCTTCGTCCAGGTCGTAGTTGCCGTAGAGTCCGGCCATGACAGGCATTCCCTTGCCCCCGGTGAGGGCGTCCACCGCGTCGCCGTGGAAGGTGGGGAAAAAGCTTACCTGGCCCGGATGCGCGGCCATGGCCTGGGTGGGGTCGGCGTTCAGGTTCGGCATGACGAAGTCGCCGTTGGAGCGCGCGGCGGATCTGGCCGGATCGAAGACCGTTGTGCCGGTGACGGCCCGGACCCCGTTGACGTCGTACAGGCGCGAACCCCAGGCGGAGTCGGCGTTGATGGTCCATTTGGTCAGCTCCCACGAGGCCGCGCTTTCGTCCGCCGCATGCAGCGTCCCCCCCATGCCCAGGGCGTGCATCATTTCGTGGGTCATGGTGGAGGTGATGGAGTTGTCGTCCAGCAGCAGGCGCGTGGGAGTGGTGGTGTAGTCGACCTCGAAAACGATCCCCGTGTGGTAGCCGTAGGCGGGGAGCGGGGCGTGGTACTGCCCCCGGGCGATGTAGAGCAGGGCGTCCTCGTCGGCCCTGCCCGTGTCGGGGCTCCAGCTGTAGGCGGAGCCGCTGGCGTTGGCCACCTTGGCCAGGTTGACGATGAGCTTCGAGTCGAACTGGCTGCCCAGGCGCTCCACCCAGTAGTCCATGCCGCCCCGTATGCTGGCCAGCTCGGCGGCGGAGAAGTCGCCGGTGGCGGTCTTGGTCCCCTCCTCCTCGTGAAAGCTTTCTCCGGTGCTGCGCACGTACAGGACGAATGGTCCCATGTTGTAGGGCGTGGCGGCATGGGCGGCGGCGGCGCAGAGCAGCAGGGCCAGGAGCGGGGCGATGATTTTTCGGAGCATGATTGTGATTCTTTTGGTTTGGGCGCGGCTTTGCGGCCCCCGGCGTATGCGCCCAAGGAGCGGCTGGACGCTACATGGTTTTCAATTGCGCCCAACGTACCCGAAATCGCAAGAAAGCGCAGCCCCGAAAGGCGGTTCGCGGGTTGGTTCTGCTGAGAAATACGTAGTCCAACGCTGCTGGCCGAAAAAATACGTATGGCGGGGTGCCGGGCTGTGCGGTCAAATAAAAAGGGCCTGCGGCAAAAGAACCGCAGGCCCTGGGAGCGCCGCGCCAGGGTGGGCGGCTACTGCGCCCGGAGCGCCGGGGCGGAGCGGACGCTGTCCGTGGCGCGAGCCTTTCGGCGGCGCTCCTCCGGCAGCAGGGCCATGCCGAGGGTGGCCGCTACGCACAGGGCGTAGAAGGCCCACATGGCCTGCCAGCCGGAAAGGCCGAGCAGCTTTGCGCCGGTGTACACCAGGCTCGCCACGGCCAGGCCCAGCAAAGTCTGGAAGGCCATGGAGAAGAGCATCCAGCGCGTGCTGCCGCTGGCCAGGCGTACGGTCATGGCTGCGGGCAGGCAGGGCGGATACAGGGCCATGAACAGCATGAGCGACAGGGCGTGCAGGGGGGTGAAGCCCGACCCGGCCAGCATTCCCGCCTCCACGCCGCGCTCCGCCGCCGCCGGGGCTCCGGCCACGGGCATGACCTCGCCTTCCGCAGCCAGCAGGTCCGCCGGGGAGGGCTCGTCCTCCTCCCCGGCCTCCAGGCCATAGATGGCCCCCAGGCTCATGGCGGCGTTCTCTTTGGCGGCGAAGGCCGAGAGCAGGGCGATGTTGATGCGCCAGTCAAAGCCCGCAGCGCGGGTCACCGGTTCCAGCGCGCGGCCCGCCATGCCCAGGAAGCTTGCGGCGAAGACCTTTTGGCGCAGTTCCGCGCGCAGGGCCTTGCGCGTGGCGGCCAGGTCGCGCAGGGCCTTGGCCGGGCCCTGGGCAGAGGGGCTTTGCCCCGCCGCCAGGGCCAGCCACAACGGGTTTTTCGCCGCAAAGCGGCTGTCCACCACGGACTGGGCGGCGGGGGTTTCCGCCGCGGCGCGCTCGGAGCGCCAGTCTGCGGCAAAGGCCAGCAGGCGCACCGTTTCCGCCTGGTTCAGGCCCTCCAGGCCGGGCAAGGCGCGGGCCTCGGCAAGAAAGCGCTCCAGGGCAGCGTCGCCGGCCTTGCGGGAGCGTTGGGCGTCTGCCTCGTCCAGGCCGGGGAAGGTGATGAGCGCGAAGACCACAACGGAAACGGCCAGCACCACGCCCATGATCTTCTTCACGAACAGCAGGCTGCGCTCCAGGGCGCGCGCGGCCACCGCCCGCGCGGTGGGCAGGTGATAGGGCGGCAGTTCCATGAGGAAGGGCGCGCGGGGGAGCGAACTGGCCGCCGTGAGCGACAGGGCCTTGGCCACGGGCAGGGCCATGAACAGCGTGACCGTGGAGATGAAGAACAGGGCCAGGCCCTGGGTGTCCGCGAAATAGGCGCCAATGAGGATCAGGTGCAGGGGCACCTTGGCAAGGCAGTTCATCATGGGCGCGACGAGTATGGTGGTGAGCCGCGCGCGCTCGTCCGGAATGCCGCGCGTGGTCATGATGGCCGGGATGGCGCAGCCGCCCAGGTACACGCCGCCCAGAATCAGCGGCAGGGTGGACTGGCCGTGCAGGCCGAAGCGGCGGAAGAGCCTGTCCAGCAGAAAGGCCATGCGCGGCATGTAGCCGCTGTCCTCCAGCAGGGCGATGCAGCCGAAGAGCAGCAGGAACACCGGCAGATAGCCCAGAATGGCCGTGACCCCCTGCACGGTCCAGATGCCCAGGGAGCGCAGCAGCGGGTCCTCCAGAAAGCCCTGGGCGGGCAGCGCCAGCCCCACCCAGTCCTCCACGGACGTGAGCGCGCCGCGAAGTTCCTCGCCCAGCCCGTCGCCCACGCCGATGGCCGCCTGGTAGAGGGCCAGCAGCACCCCGACCAGGAACACAGGCCCCCAGAACCGATGCAGGACCACGGCGTCCAGACGCTCGGTGACGGTGGTCCGGCACTGCGCAGACGGCGCCATCTGCGCGTGGGCGGCCACATTACGCGCGGCCCGGTTGCGCACTGCGGCCACATGCCGCGCCGGGTCCATGCCCGCGCCGGAAGCGAAGGCCGCGCGCAATTCCAGGCACAGGTTGCGCACCCGCGCCGGGGATGTGTGCAGACGCTCAAGCAGTTCACAGGCGGCCTCGTCGCCCTCAAGAAGTTTTATGGCCAGCCAGCGCGCGGAATAGGCCACGCGCAGGCGCACCTCCTCGTGTATCGCCGCCTCAAGCGGGGCGATGGCCTCTTCCAGAGGACCGTAGTCGAGGATGTGTCCTGATCGGGACTGCGGCTGCCTCTGGATGAGCTCCGCCAGGACCATTCTGATGTCCTGCGCGCCCGTCCCGCGCGAGCCCACGGAGCGGACCACGGGCACGCCCAGCGCGCGAGAGAGCGCCTCGGCGTCAACCGGGGTTCCCCGGCGCTCGGCCACGTCGGTCATGTTCACGTCCACGGCGAGCGGCAAGCCCATCTCCAGCAACTGGAGCACCAGGTACAGCCCCCGCCGCAGGTTTGCGGCGTCCAGCACGGCAAGCACGGCGCGCGGCCTGTCGTGCAGCAGAAAGTCGCGGGCCACGCGCTCTTCCAGGGAGTACGATGTCAGTCCGTAGATGCCCGGCAGGTCCACCAGCTCCAGTTCGTAGCGCCCGACCCGCGTGCGGCCGGAGCGCTTTTCCACCGTGACGCCGGGGTAGTTGGCCACATGCTGGCGCGCCCCGGTGAGCATGTTGAACAGGGTGGACTTGCCGCAGTTTGGCTGGCCCGCAAGGGCCACAAGATGGCTTTGGCGGCTCACGGGCGCGCCCCCGGATGCGTGTTGCCGGTCTGCGCCAGCCTGTGCACCAGCACCTGCTCCGCTTCTGCGGCGCGGATGCAGATGCGCGCGCCTTCCAGGTCGATTTCAAGGGGATCGCCCAGCGGCGCGCGGCGCACCACGCGCAACGCCGCGCCGGGGCAGAAACCCATGTCCGCAAGGCGCTGGCCCAGGCGGTCCGCCTCGGGCAGGCGGCACAGCACGCAGTGCACGCCTTCCCCCTGGGCCGCCAGGGGTTCCAGGCCGGGCTGCGCGTCCGCCGCGTCGTCCTTCGGCTCGGCGGGGTGTGCGCACCGCCCGACAACCGTCTCCAGCATGTTCATGGGCACCTCTTTGGGATCAGGCCGTCTTGTGGACAGCTTTGGTGAGATTGAATTTCAATTTCGATTAATCCGACGAACCGGCGCTGTCAACGTGCGTGCAGGCACAATGAAAATTCGTCTCACGATTTGCACCGCTGACGGAAAGGGGGCATGGTTGCGCAAACGGCGCAGAGTCTCGCGTTGCCCGCAGGATTGGGCGGCGGAGCATCGCGCCAAGCTGGAGGTCGATACAATGGGACTGCATATACGTTTTGGCGTGGTCGCCGTGGCGGGAACGGCGTTGCTGGGACTGGCCGCCTATGCCGCCCTCAGGTCCGAGAAGCTGCGGCCGGTGCTTGTGGGAGCGGTGCGCGGCGGGGTGAAGGCTGCGGACTGGCTGGGCGAGAAGGCCTCGACCATGAAGCAGGGCGTTTGCGACATGGTGGCCGAGGCGCGGGCGGACATCGAGACGCCCAAGGCTGCCAAGCCCGCTGCCAAGTCTAGCGCCAAGCCCGCTGCCAAGTCTAGCGCCAAGCCCGCTGCCAAGTCGGTGGCCAAGGCTTCGGCCAAGCCCGCTGCTGCGGAAGCCTAGAGACTCTTGTCCGCCCGGTCCGGAAAGCGTTCCGGACCGGCGGCGGGCAGAGGGCGGCCAGAGGCCAGGCCTGCTGCGGAAAGGATGGCGAAGGTGGTTCCATTGTGCAGGGCCGCCGCGGTCAGCGGGGAGAGCCTCCCCGTCGCCGCCGCCACAAGCAGGGCCGAGTTGACCGCGACGCCTGTGGCAAAACAGCCGCGCAGCACGCGTCCGGCGCGTTCCGCTGCATCGCGGGCGGTGAGCAGGCCGTGCAGACCGCCGCGCAGCAGCACGATGCCGGCCGCATCGCGCGTGAGGGCGGCCACGGTTCCGTCGCCGAGTTCGTCCCCGGCCACGCAGACGCCCACATCTCCAGCCAGCAGGGCCGGAGCGTCGTTGACGCCGTCGCCCACCACGGCCACCCGCGCGCCGGACTGGCGCAGCGCGCGCACTGCGGCTTCCTTGTCGTCCGGCGTCAGCCCCGCGCGGACCTCGTCCGGCGCGGCGGGACCGTCAAGCCCGGCCAGGACCGCTTCCGCCGCGTCCTGGTGGTCGCCCGTGAGCAGCAGCACACGGCGCACTCCGCGCCTGCGCAACGCCGCAATGACTTCTCCGGCCTCGAGGCGCAGCTCGTCGCGCAGGGCCACCATGCCCGCGGGGCGTCCGTCCACGGCCACATGGACCAGGGTCTTGCCTTGGGCGCGCAAAGGATGTTCCTGGGAACACAAGGCGTTTTCGCCGCAGGACTGGACCAGAAAGCGCGCGCTGCCAACGGCCACGTCGCGGCGGCTGCCCGACGCCCCCACCTGGGCGCGCGCGCCCAGGCCCGTGGCGCAGTCCGCGTCGCAGGCGGGCAGAAGCGCCAGTCCCCGCCGTTTCGCCTCCGCCGCGAAGGCGCGGGCCACGGGATGCGTCCAGCGTTCCTCGGCCGAGGCGGCCAGCCGCACAAGCTCGTTTTCGTCCAGGCCGCTGCCGGGCGCAAGAACGATGTCGGCCACGGTCATGCGGCCGGTGGTCAGCGTGCCGGTCTTGTCGAAGACGATGGTGTCGGCGCGGGCCAGTTCGTCCAGGGCGCTGCCGCCCTTGACGAGGATGCCCGCGCGGGCGGCCGTGTGCATGGTGGCCTTCACCACCACCGGGGCCGAGAGCTTGACCGAGCAGGCGTAGTCCACCGTGAGCACGGACAGGGCGCGGCTGGCGCTGCCCGTGGCGGCATAAATGCCCGCGCCAAAAAGAAGGCTCAAGGGCGCCAGACGGTCGGCCAGACGGTCGCTCAGGCGTTCCGGCCGCGATTTTTCGCGCAGGCTTTTGTCCATAAGCGAGGCGATGCGCGCGGTGGCGCATTCGGCCCCGGTGCGCACGGCGCGCACGGCCAGGGAGCCATGGGCCACCACTGCTCCGGCGGGAACCTCGTCGCCGGGAACGGTTTCCACGGGCGCGGATTCGCCGCTGATGACGCCCTTGTCCACCAGCGCCGCGCCGCGCTCCACCACGCCGTCCACGGCCAGCATCTCTCCGGTTCCCGCCAGCACCAGGTCTCCGGGGCGCACCGATTCCGCGGGAAGCCGGATTTCCTCCGGGCGGCCGTCCGGGGCGACGCGCTCCACGCGCACGGTTTCCACCGGCGGGGCGAGCAGGGTCCGGAGCAGGGCCCCGGCCTTGTCCTCCGTCGCTTGGCGCAGGTATTCGCCCATCACGACCATGGCGCATATGCCCAGGGCCGAGGAGCTGTCGCCCGTGGCCAGGGCGAAGCCCACCGAGGCCATGTCCAGGCTTTTGGCCTTGAGCCCCTGGTT includes the following:
- a CDS encoding FeoA family protein, yielding MNMLETVVGRCAHPAEPKDDAADAQPGLEPLAAQGEGVHCVLCRLPEADRLGQRLADMGFCPGAALRVVRRAPLGDPLEIDLEGARICIRAAEAEQVLVHRLAQTGNTHPGARP
- a CDS encoding RHS repeat domain-containing protein, which codes for MTTPAPSPFLLIKRDARDPRRGRIAERTLNLGGEAEIRRYAYDSAGRLARVADGSGGLLESYQYDHEGRRLADINPQRIPLGGCRGERRYSYSLGDRLLQAGPVQYGHAKAGFRNLKIEDTSSNPRETRYQYEPSGLLLRVDLPDGRRIEYAYDAKGQRTEKRVNGGIVEAYRWLDPLRLSEFHDGREWWRLAYLEGRTPVGVTNGDDSYLLCCDQVGTPLALATVDGHTVQTMQYDSFGNLLQVRGDVVRLPIGFAGGQYDADTGLTRFVWRDYDADTGRFTALDPVGAKGGDDDWYGYCVDDPVNRTDACGLESEGAKGGDKPYYCRWSKCDDNGTLQGDYKPIEGDKAALPFLLDFSVPVGGKRYTILPSEIDPFREYYERNQKEED
- a CDS encoding autotransporter outer membrane beta-barrel domain-containing protein — protein: MLRKIIAPLLALLLCAAAAHAATPYNMGPFVLYVRSTGESFHEEEGTKTATGDFSAAELASIRGGMDYWVERLGSQFDSKLIVNLAKVANASGSAYSWSPDTGRADEDALLYIARGQYHAPLPAYGYHTGIVFEVDYTTTPTRLLLDDNSITSTMTHEMMHALGMGGTLHAADESAASWELTKWTINADSAWGSRLYDVNGVRAVTGTTVFDPARSAARSNGDFVMPNLNADPTQAMAAHPGQVSFFPTFHGDAVDALTGGKGMPVMAGLYGNYDLDEGNVLGHPALLGSIMSYSPIRNMLFTELELAVLKDMGYSITLSEFFGKSYFPTNLGGFLTTDTAMPAGRSGAYLAESAATVVNTLGFNGAASYATGLHVYRDRLDVTQAADINASGHGAGGIRVDGVGNTVTVPAGVTVAADGSYGTGVLVSYGRENVLNLDGRVSAAGDMGIGVHMGIGMDGVVSYFHKAGVNALTNADDRYFYNKMGSDLNGALVSELNISGTLSGNLAAVKIEDDSHVAAINLKRGASLDGDILSAWNPWKSTFIPGAASGYVTQLNVGVLDAALTPDPAFSMRYDDDITGPAGISLNVKGGVFAFNGEFKGLDATVDAGATLKGSGSYLLYGDGTDPRQAAAGQGALVNNGTVAPGNSIGTMNIDGDFTNNGDLRMEFNDAGQSDTITASGAFVHNGGTGATVTVTPEAGYYLGTVTIPFAGMFSGGAGSSLPTGIDALAAPSSPTLTMVLSAGPVYTVTTTRAAAAYSQFASSGNAAGVGKALDALSGQATGDMQNLLAALDFSAADGSGIAAALQQLSPQAFNSAAQASLDGNQMLTGSLLGAMLAAPAPAMAGRSSGQEQEPWTAFVMPYGGSQTSKTIGSTPGYSGSDVGLFGGVERSFDGGLTAGLHAAYSHRQVDTRLGLGSQTRTDGLHLGAQALLRPAAWGGGFVYGIGRVGIENSASERKVVAGGFRRTSRGEWVGLAGAASLGAGWGWTLGPLSIGPVAGLDYGWSWRPGFEERGGGAADLKLESAGTQTLRSALGMQTGIGADVGGGYGLEAGLSARWMRELLGGGHTSKASFVSNGSQSFEAMAPTTGRDSLALQGDLTLLRGGDFSCTAFAGTELFRTGYSSILGGVTLGWAF
- the feoB gene encoding ferrous iron transport protein B, whose amino-acid sequence is MSRQSHLVALAGQPNCGKSTLFNMLTGARQHVANYPGVTVEKRSGRTRVGRYELELVDLPGIYGLTSYSLEERVARDFLLHDRPRAVLAVLDAANLRRGLYLVLQLLEMGLPLAVDVNMTDVAERRGTPVDAEALSRALGVPVVRSVGSRGTGAQDIRMVLAELIQRQPQSRSGHILDYGPLEEAIAPLEAAIHEEVRLRVAYSARWLAIKLLEGDEAACELLERLHTSPARVRNLCLELRAAFASGAGMDPARHVAAVRNRAARNVAAHAQMAPSAQCRTTVTERLDAVVLHRFWGPVFLVGVLLALYQAAIGVGDGLGEELRGALTSVEDWVGLALPAQGFLEDPLLRSLGIWTVQGVTAILGYLPVFLLLFGCIALLEDSGYMPRMAFLLDRLFRRFGLHGQSTLPLILGGVYLGGCAIPAIMTTRGIPDERARLTTILVAPMMNCLAKVPLHLILIGAYFADTQGLALFFISTVTLFMALPVAKALSLTAASSLPRAPFLMELPPYHLPTARAVAARALERSLLFVKKIMGVVLAVSVVVFALITFPGLDEADAQRSRKAGDAALERFLAEARALPGLEGLNQAETVRLLAFAADWRSERAAAETPAAQSVVDSRFAAKNPLWLALAAGQSPSAQGPAKALRDLAATRKALRAELRQKVFAASFLGMAGRALEPVTRAAGFDWRINIALLSAFAAKENAAMSLGAIYGLEAGEEDEPSPADLLAAEGEVMPVAGAPAAAERGVEAGMLAGSGFTPLHALSLMLFMALYPPCLPAAMTVRLASGSTRWMLFSMAFQTLLGLAVASLVYTGAKLLGLSGWQAMWAFYALCVAATLGMALLPEERRRKARATDSVRSAPALRAQ
- a CDS encoding heavy metal translocating P-type ATPase is translated as MGSPSPLAPSAARPRLLHRSPGRLRLGWTGLRHPDLRTDYLEAWLAHRAGLAQVRVNAAGGCLVARFDEDGGERPGVFEDIAAALASLPPEAYAARQPQTTRQPRRLADALAASALAAGGMFLPPAPRMALATAMAAPVLLRGADSLANQGLKAKSLDMASVGFALATGDSSSALGICAMVVMGEYLRQATEDKAGALLRTLLAPPVETVRVERVAPDGRPEEIRLPAESVRPGDLVLAGTGEMLAVDGVVERGAALVDKGVISGESAPVETVPGDEVPAGAVVAHGSLAVRAVRTGAECATARIASLMDKSLREKSRPERLSDRLADRLAPLSLLFGAGIYAATGSASRALSVLTVDYACSVKLSAPVVVKATMHTAARAGILVKGGSALDELARADTIVFDKTGTLTTGRMTVADIVLAPGSGLDENELVRLAASAEERWTHPVARAFAAEAKRRGLALLPACDADCATGLGARAQVGASGSRRDVAVGSARFLVQSCGENALCSQEHPLRAQGKTLVHVAVDGRPAGMVALRDELRLEAGEVIAALRRRGVRRVLLLTGDHQDAAEAVLAGLDGPAAPDEVRAGLTPDDKEAAVRALRQSGARVAVVGDGVNDAPALLAGDVGVCVAGDELGDGTVAALTRDAAGIVLLRGGLHGLLTARDAAERAGRVLRGCFATGVAVNSALLVAAATGRLSPLTAAALHNGTTFAILSAAGLASGRPLPAAGPERFPDRADKSL